A window of Nicotiana sylvestris chromosome 8, ASM39365v2, whole genome shotgun sequence genomic DNA:
CGACTTGTCCAACCCACCAAAGGGAAATCTGAAGCTGAAGATCCAAATAAAAGAAGATGGAAAAACCAAATGGGTGCAGTCTGACAAGACTGTTATCCCTGATCACTGGAAGGCTGGATCTGCCTATGAAACTGACATTCAGATTCCTTGAACAAGTATATATAATTCGCTAGTTTGTAATTTCTCTGTTATGGTTTGGAGTCAAATGAAGTTTGTGTAGGTCATCAGCCATTGTGGTTTAACCAAATGTTTGTTTGTTAATAATAAGGCTGAAATTCGTGTATTGTTGTAAAGAGAATATGAAATAAAACATTGCCGTATCTTGTGTTATTCGTGCAGTTTGTCTTGACATTTCCTTACATGTCAACCGCAGAAATCCTGCATCCTCCACTAGAGATGTAAAATGCTATTCTTGGCAACTGAAAAGAGTAAAGTGAAACCTGATTCATGTAATTAGGAGATGAGAAAGCAAATTAACCGATTCATAAAGTTGTCTAAAAGATCAAACAAAAAGGCCGAGTACTGGTGCAAAAATGTCTGGTTCCGAATGGGATCACACTAGTCAGCCTATACAAGCTTCTTCTGGTGAAGTAAGAAGTTTCATTGATGGAATCAACAAGAAGCAGTAGGTACAGAAGAAAGTTGTAGCTCCATTACATAAGAGTAGTCAGCCTATACAAGCTTATGTTTCCATGAACAACCGGCATGCACATAATAACATAGCATCTCAGACTAAACAAGAAGAAATACTATTGCAGagggaaaaaaagacaatgacaTATGAGTAATTCTTCCATTCAACTACAGTAGCGGAACTTTACGAATCCTAGTACATCCTACCAGTACAGTCTGAAGATCCACAAAAGCACCTCTTCACCTTGATCTTGCCATCAGAGTCATAAACCTGATCCACAGCATAGTTGTAATGGTAAGAAAGCTCCTTCAAGGGAGGAATATTATCTGCTGCGAATAGCATGATATGAGGCATTTTCTTATCCTCGTGATCATAAACAACATTCTGTGCATACAAGTTGGGTGAACAACTATGATTGATAAATCGTCCAATATTTCCATAGTGCGCTGCATCAATGGTAAAACCACCCTCATCTGCTAATTCATTTAGGTCTGCTTGTCCAGAAGAGTTAGCAGTACAATCACTATAGTTCTTTCCAATATCAAAAAGATATTCATCACTACCAATTCTTTGTTCGGCTTCTCTGTCCTCAAGAATTTCTCCTACATACTCACAGATAAAGGTTCCTGAAGAGATAGAAGTTACAGCTCTCACACCCCAGCCCCTTGTATCTGTCTTGAAGATCTCCAGCGGAATTTTAATACCATGTTGGCTCACTCTATTATAGCACGAAGGAGGGCACTTACATAAAGGACCACACTCATACACAAGAGGCTTAACTTCAACAATAGCCCCATTGCGGTTGTATGGGATCTCGCCTCCATTTTTAACTGCACATGAGCACCTCTTGGCATCAGAACATCTACCAATACAATCACAGCCTTTAGGTGGAGCAGGGTGGAAACCATCCGGATATATCATCTTCTTGATGTAATTGAATGGTGGGGGTTTCTCACCATCAATTGTATTCACAGCAGTTATTGGCAATGACTCCTTTCCTTCTGTAATATCAGGAACACAAACACCATGCCGCACTTTGGACTTTCTTGATGACTTTACTTCTCTCCAAGTAAGCGCTGCTTGTCCGGGAATTCTCACCAACTTAAACATAAAGACCAGCTTACCATGTGACCCTCGTTCTGCCCAATAATTTTGAACAGTGTACAAGCCATCATACACATAAGTCGTCACCAAATTAGCTCTTCCATCTGTGGATTCAGCCTTAGATCCACGAATCACCCGAACAGGATTCCTTGTAGCTATACTATTCTTCAAGGCTAAATTACCTTTCACAAGTTTCTGATCTTCGGGGGTTTTGTCCTTGCCAGTCAAATTTCCACCTTGCCCAGAATAAATCAGCTCATCAGCATCTCCCAAATCATCGTCATAGCCCCCTGAAGCAACAATGCTAGTTGCAACCAGCATTCCTCCATTGTTCAGGAAATCAATACCGGCTTGATATAAGCGATGAACTCCCACAAGAGCAAGTTCAACCCTGTATTGGAACGCATCTCCTACTTCAACTCCTGGAACTTCTCCCAGTATCCGGGGTCCTGTATTAACTTCCTTCCCTTTTTCTTTGATAAAATTCGATGCTTGAATATCAATCCTTCtgttctttttatctttttgcttAGGTTTTACTTCTCCATTTGATTCTTCCCCTCGCAAGATTTTTCTACAAATAGACTGAAACAGACGAAGAGTCTCTCTGACTTTACTACGAGCATCATTGCTGCTGGAACCAAAAGGGGGCAGATTCACATTAAATTCACGGTGCCCCCGTCCAATTGGAGATTCTTCAGGTAGTGCCTCCCTATTCAAACCACATGCTCTACCGTTGCTGGCAACCAGTGCATTTGAATATCCTTCTGCAGCTTCACCAATGAAACCTGATTTAGTCCTGCCAAATTGTCTCCGTGAAAATTTTGTTTTAGGAATACTTTTTCTGGCAACAGCTAAGGATTTCTTCTGCCGATGCATGTTAGGCTTTTGAACTTGGTTTCTCCTCGTCACACCATCTAAACTAGTTTGATTCATCTGCTTCCAGGGACAGTATGGCTCTGCCATCAGATCATGCACAATTGGCCTAATATTTTCATTTACAGAACCAAGAGCATGCCTTGCAGTAGTAGCCTTTTCACACTCATTCTGTGAATATACGATA
This region includes:
- the LOC104244802 gene encoding histone-lysine N-methyltransferase, H3 lysine-9 specific SUVH6-like, with translation MVSLSNNGLSDECMKKRPSENGYHTLHFGVTPKHKVRKVWAVRDFPSGCCRNAPKIDLSHKENAVVTISENMADKLVAHGGNGPNNGIEFCSVEVVDCLSNIQENEELDKLAENALAKTTSVVENRVEEPTSHARSLGFELSKDIESSEMSLLKKAKVIQCDELVKEVDGERSSILVKNVVSMTDGAIPVCDVKTFSPPQWPVKNGNAADNSSSLPKNKYCQRRVFAVRDFPPFCGRNAPMPTEQDRLGGNEASKRVVVLDKEVTENESIETSKNVMGTGTSHMKLTASQEADSLSKIEVTGSKCSLMERTTVCIENPEGVHDSYIGRSQLERTIILPETVMKKENDDAGKIVGKENIVYSQNECEKATTARHALGSVNENIRPIVHDLMAEPYCPWKQMNQTSLDGVTRRNQVQKPNMHRQKKSLAVARKSIPKTKFSRRQFGRTKSGFIGEAAEGYSNALVASNGRACGLNREALPEESPIGRGHREFNVNLPPFGSSSNDARSKVRETLRLFQSICRKILRGEESNGEVKPKQKDKKNRRIDIQASNFIKEKGKEVNTGPRILGEVPGVEVGDAFQYRVELALVGVHRLYQAGIDFLNNGGMLVATSIVASGGYDDDLGDADELIYSGQGGNLTGKDKTPEDQKLVKGNLALKNSIATRNPVRVIRGSKAESTDGRANLVTTYVYDGLYTVQNYWAERGSHGKLVFMFKLVRIPGQAALTWREVKSSRKSKVRHGVCVPDITEGKESLPITAVNTIDGEKPPPFNYIKKMIYPDGFHPAPPKGCDCIGRCSDAKRCSCAVKNGGEIPYNRNGAIVEVKPLVYECGPLCKCPPSCYNRVSQHGIKIPLEIFKTDTRGWGVRAVTSISSGTFICEYVGEILEDREAEQRIGSDEYLFDIGKNYSDCTANSSGQADLNELADEGGFTIDAAHYGNIGRFINHSCSPNLYAQNVVYDHEDKKMPHIMLFAADNIPPLKELSYHYNYAVDQVYDSDGKIKVKRCFCGSSDCTGRMY